The Coraliomargarita sinensis genomic sequence ATGGGGTTCTCTTAGCCGAAGGATCGGGAAAAATAGTGGCACCCGGCCCTGACGGGCCGTATCATGGTGAAGTGTTATGGGGCTGAGCTGCTGGTAATGGTGGCTCAATCGCGGGAAATAGAAGCCAGGACCCGTCGGTAGTTTTGTTTACGGACCCATCCTTGAGCGCCGCCTTCGGTTTTGATTTCGACGTAGTCGCCGTGTTGGTCGACTTTTTGTCCGCGTTCACCGGGGCGGGCGAGTCCGACCTGCGGGGCCGCGCTGGCCGGTGCGGCGTGCAGGGTAACTTGGGACGGTCCGAGCACGATACCCTGGGTGGGCAGCTGCCGGCTTTGATACAGAGCACCGGCGGCAACGATCAGTCCGATGAGGCCGAGGGTGCGGGCTGCCTTAATCTGCAGGCTGATGCGGCAACCGCCGGCCGTGGGCAACCAGATAGCGGCCAGGGTGAGCCAGAAACAGGTACTGAGAAGGATGATCCAGCCCTGCTGGCTGAGTATTCTGCTGGCGAGCTCGTGCCATTCGGGCCTGGCATTGGGCAGCCCAAGCTGTTGTCGCAGGGCACCGAGTTTGAACTGGTATTCCACGTTCTCGGGTGCGAGCAGGGTGGCCCGCTCCAGATGCCAGACCGATTCGCTGACCTTACCTTCCCGGTAGAGGGCAAGTGCCAGATTGTGTTGTGCGGCTGCGGTTTCCTTGTCGGCCACGGCTTCCGTGAAGGCACGGCTGGCCTCCGCGTATTCGGAATCGTGATAGGCATCGATGCCTTGCTGGAAGGCGTCTTCAGCTAATGCCGCGGCACCGCTGAGGAAAAAGAATAGCAGGATTCGAATCTTCATAGCGCTTTGAGGATCCTTTCGATTTGTTGTTGGGCATCGGTGTAAGCTTTTTCTGCGTTTCCCCCGAAGCGGTGGGCATTGGCAGTTTCAAAGAATGCCCGGCAGTCCTCTGCGGCCTGCCCGGAGAGAAGAGCTTCGATTTGAGCGCTTTCGGCACTCTGCATGGATCGACCGGTTTTCACCGTAGCGGCATGGCGGACGGCCAGCTCCCCCTGTTTGTAGAACGTTTCCGCATCATCCGCCCGAAGCGCTTCGAGGTAGCCCTGTCGGGCGGCTTTGAGCGCCTGCTTTGCCTCGGCCCGCAGGGCATAGCGGGGGTCCTGGCGGTGGCGTCGGTTGCGGTAGAGCAGGGTCGCACCAGCGGCGATGAGAAGCCCCGCAAGGATGTTGAGCCCAATGAAGACGGGGCTTCGTAGGATGCCGTAGC encodes the following:
- a CDS encoding SH3 domain-containing protein; translation: MKIRILLFFFLSGAAALAEDAFQQGIDAYHDSEYAEASRAFTEAVADKETAAAQHNLALALYREGKVSESVWHLERATLLAPENVEYQFKLGALRQQLGLPNARPEWHELASRILSQQGWIILLSTCFWLTLAAIWLPTAGGCRISLQIKAARTLGLIGLIVAAGALYQSRQLPTQGIVLGPSQVTLHAAPASAAPQVGLARPGERGQKVDQHGDYVEIKTEGGAQGWVRKQNYRRVLASISRD